The DNA sequence GAAATTCACAAAGCTCAAGAAGGTGTGAGAAATTGAAAAGCTGATGAACGTGTAAATACTCATAATGCGGGCATCCATTGGTTTTGGGTTAATTTGCTGTCCAGTCTGTTTATTTGACCCCTAAATTGCCCCAAGTTGCACTACACGTACACATTTCTTGAGAATCACAGTGATTACTTTTGTCTCTGGTAATcataatcacttttttttttttttttgttttttgaaaaatgatatataatgtagtctaaattttatgtttgactatgaaacaaaaattatatcaattaaatttaaaacacagaagttttgaattatattaaaaagACCCGCATAAGatccttattttcaattttattctgattttaattagatatttatttttatgaactctttttttttctttttttttttccctgattaTCTATTTactttagaatttattttagatatcactgtttatggaaaaaaaaataataataataataaaaagaaaaaaagaaaaaaagaaaaaagaaaagaaagaaatttgaagaaacagcaAAGAAAGCTTCCATTTTTTTCATGCTTCTCTTTTACTGTATGTACTGTAAGGCATGCTTCTGATGCCTCTTCCCATCACCTACCATTGATAACTCCATCCCTTCTTATTAACCCCACCACCACCATTTCCTCATCCCAGAATTGcatatgcttcttcttttttcttctcttctccaATCCCCTCTTGACTAATTTGCACCACAAGACGCTCTGTGATGTGACATTTTTTGGATTTTCAGGAGGTTAAGAGAGCTTCCTATGAGCTTGGATTCACACCCACTTGCCAATTGAGGAATCCCAGGAAGGAAAACCAACGAAAGTTGAGATTTTCACAATGGGGCTGATTTGGGTATGCGGCGATGGACTATCTTCCAAGTGACTCTTTTTGGAATTCTTTTGATAAGAGATCTGGGCTTGATTTTGTTTCATTTCTCAAGGAGGAGACTGAAGAAGGCAGCTCAGATTGGTTTCAAAGGAAGGTAATCGATTGAAAAGCTTTTCAGTATGTAGAAACCTCAGTGTCTATGTTATTCATGTGTTATTGTCCATGatctttttatttctatttgtttctAATGTGgaattgggggaaaaaaaaaaagggggtatTTAAGGTTCTTGTTTTCCCTGAGACGCAACGCAACTGAACTCAAGTAAGCAAGTGGTTGTGTTAGcaatttttcgtttttgttatGCCAAAATTTTATGCCCTTGGCGCGGCTATAGGTTAACTGCGTAGAAGGTGACCAAAGTTTTGATCTTTCTTGGTTGAGTTGAGTTGATATGGGTTGGTGTTATGGAATCATGAATGCATATGTTGGTAATATCTATTTCCTACTTGATTATGATAGGCTGCTGATAGTATGTATTTAGAGTTTGGAAATAGGTGAGTCTGATGACTGAAAAACAAATGttctgttttctatttttcccaTGCTCTCCTTCTGTTGAAGTGCGCCTTTGGCTTCTTCCTGGAAattgaaatttggaattttgattcaTCTATTTTCTTGTCCTCATTCTCATTCTTTCTCCATATTCGTTTAGGTGCCCTACTATCTTCCATTacctcctcctccttcttcgcccttctttttttatttatctattttttcttttcctaaatGTTAcggatttggaatttttatcaaagagaaaattaaaaagttggGTATTGATATTTAGATGACTGGATTTTATGTCTGTGCTGAAAGACGTGAAACTTCTCACATGATCAGGTAAGTTGcataacaaattgaaatttaaaaattaaaaaaaaaaaaaaaagagaaagaaaagatgtCCGTTCCTTGCTGGATACATAGGTTGACGGTTTTCAAGTCTTTTCAATTGAATTTTGCAGATAGCTATTCAAAGCAGAAATGGCGTCGGATCTTAATGAGGGATTATCTAAAAAGACATTTGTTTTCGGTTTGAAGGTCTGGGTATTAACAGGGATCTTTGTTGGGGTGTTCATTGTAATTATCCTGCTGGTGCTATCAATATGCCTAACTTCAAGAAAACGATCgagaaaaaataatgatatgcTTCCCCTTTGCCAAATTCCAAATGTTTCAAAGGAAATCAAAGAGATTAAAATAGATCAAGTTTCAGCAAGTAATTATGCTCACCATAATGGAAATTTTCTCACCCTAAATGATAAATTTAGTGATAGAGAGTCTGAGAAAGTTTTGATTAATTCAAAGACTGGAGATAGTAGCAGTCAATCAGGCTCTTTTACTAGAATAGAGAAggaaggtggtggtggtgctgGTTGTCAATCTGGTGAAGGGGGTGGTGGCGGGAAAGTTTCAGTTCAGAGACCTTCATTGCGCCCTATAACTGCCCCATCTCCTCTCTCTGGTCTTCCTGAATTCTCTCACCTTGGTTGGGGTCACTGGTTTACACTTAGGGACTTGGAACTTGCAACAAAGCGTTTTTCCAAGGAAAATATCATTGGTGAGGGTGGATATGGTATTGTTTATCGAGGTCATCTGATTAATGGGACTCCTGTGGCTGTCAAGAAGCTTCTCAATAATCTGTAAGTTAGTCATTGTTACGGTAGTTTTGAAAACTTTCTTCGCATTGTAATATCTAGTCCTATATAATGCTTCTCTGATCATGTTGTAGTGGACAAGCGGAGAAGGAATTTAGAGTAGAAGTTGAGGCTATTGGGCATGTACGGCATAAGAACCTGGTTCGACTTTTGGGATATTGCATTGAAGGCACCAACAGGTAGGACAtcctttgaaaattttcttttgtctgGTTGGGGTGGGGTGGGAGAAGAGTGGTACTGTGGTATAGACAGGCAAAGTTCGTCTCTCAGCACCCTATCTCTTGAAAATAAACTCATTACTGATTTGCATTTATCtgcattaaattttattttaatggatcTAGTTGAAATTGAATACCCAAAGGTGTTTTTGCTAATGTTTATATGAGGATGAGTGATATTTTCCATGTAGCTTAGTCAATAACATGACGATAAGTTTCAGGTTGTTGGTGTATGAGTATGTGAACAATGGCAATTTGGAGCAATGGCTCCATGGAGCTATGCGTCAACATGGTTGTCTTACTTGGGAAGCGCGAATGAAAGTGCTCCTTGGCACTGCTAAAGCGTAAGTCTCATACACTTTTGTCATAGATACTTATCGTCGTGATTCATCTTCATTTGGGTCGTGTTTCCATCTTGCAGGTTGGCTTATCTGCATGAGGCAATTGAGCCAAAAGTTGTGCATCGAGACATCAAGTCAAGCAATATCTTGCTTGATGATGACTTCAACGCTAAGATATCAGATTTTGGTCTGGCAAAGTTGCTAGGTGCTGGAAAAAGTCATATTACTACTAGAGTTATGGGCACCTTTGGGTTAGTAATCTTTCTAATGAAGAGTTGTTTGCCATTTGTGCACTGGATTGTTTTTTAGCCACCATATGCTTTTGTTCAAGTGATGATTGTACTAGTAGAAGAAACTATTAAGTCTTCAGTTCAGAAATATTTATCCCGTTTTCCTTATTTTTCGCTTGTTTGTCAGATATGTTGCTCCAGAATATGCCAATTCTGGCCTTTTAAATGAGAAGAGTGATGTTTATAGCTTTGGTGTTGTTCTTTTGGAAGCTATTACTGGAAGAGACCCAGTGGATTATGGTCGACCAGCACATGAGGTACACAATTTGTGGATTGCTACTGAGCATTTACTGAAGCTGTTTTTCTTATTTAGTCTCAGTGCTGTTCTTTTTACAAAGAGACACTCAAAATCACTTTGGATTTCATCATACAGTCTACTGTGAGAAATGGTGTATGTTATGTTGACACCTACTGGATAATTGGTTCAGGTAAATCTGGTAGACTGGCTTAAGATGATGGTTGGAAGCAGGCGTTCAGAAGAGGTGGTAGATCCAAACATTGAAATGAGGCCATCAACAAGTAACGTTAAACGAGCACTGTTGACTGCTTTGAGGTGTGTTGATCCTGAGGCCGACAGAAGACCTAAGATGGGTCAAGTTGTTCGCATGCTTGAGTCAGAGGAATACCCAATACCTCGAGAGGTTTGTTACTGAAATCATCTTTACAGTATCAAatagcacctttttttttttttttgtgcatcTTTTTTcccttgaaaaaaatatattagtgtaGTTATTCTAAACAGAATTTTCCATCTCTAAACAAATATTGTATGATCCAAATTTTAGGACCTACTTGGCTTGTTTCATCTGAGGTTTCCATGTTTCTACCATTATAAAACTTAGGGAGGAGTTGTTTGTTGAACCTTATAAGGGTATCTGGTTGGAATACAGGATCGAAGACACAGGAGGAGTCAAGCAGGGAATTCAGAGGCTGAGCGTCAGAGAGAGAATTCTGATACAGATAGGAGTGACAATCCAGAAGGGAGATCTGGCAACAGAAGGAACAACCATACATAGATAGTTAAAAGTTGGACAAGTCCATTTTAGAGTCTAATGAATAGAAGAGGCCATTGCATTGCGTTTTCTCAAGCTTTGAATTGAGACGAAGGATGGTTGTTTTTCAATTCCTATAACTTGTGTCCAAAAGTGGCATTAGAATGGACGCCCTTTCCATTGGTTGTGTGTACAGTTCTCcgctctttttcaaattttgtttcacGGCCCTAGCTCGTTTTAGCTCGGTGGGGATTTACTAATGAGCCCCCTTGTTAAGAGAAAAACACTACTAAAAGGGTAAAAAAGAGAGTTTATTTTGTGGTTGTATTCAAAGGCAAACTTGCTAGTTTTCTGGATattgaaatttatgaaatatatatatatatatagtcattttCACATATCCATAACTCATGACATTTCTTTTTGCTCAAGATTTTTCCTTCCAATCCCGCACTGAACCAAACCAACCCCCAATGTTAAACAAGTACAAGAGAAAAGCTGAAGAGCAGGGGATGATTTTCGCGATGGTTGAAAGACTGTGAATGGACATAATctttgaagaaagaaaacaaaaacaattcatAAATGGAAGTTACATGGTTCTCGTGTCAAACCCCGCGTAAGTCCTCACCAACAACATCGTCGTAAACTTAAGACTCCCTATGGTTATGGTTGATGATTTTAGCTCACAGGTTGAAAATCTGAGAGATGAAGGAAGCACAATGAGAGAGAAGCAAGGGAAGAGAGGTGTTGGTAACTCAAGTTTGGACCAACATCTCCGCTTTTATAGCTCCTCATCCAAGTTAGTTTTGTCGGATAAAGGGATTTTAGCTAAGAGTTGAGGGACTCAGGGAGAAGTTTCGTATCCCATGTACCTTTTCGTTTTATGCTTGGTTTTATTGTCAACGTGGGCTGATCTCCACATTTTCCTCGTTCATCCACAGTTGTCTTGCTTAGCTTGTTTAGCCTTCTCTAAAGTGTCCATTTGGTCATTTCAAATGATTTTTCAAGAATAATCTTTTTTCTAAAATCACCATGTAGGTGATCTGCCAATAATTGAATCTTTGGAAGACGATTTCATATTTTGTTGCCAAATACTATATGAAGCGCACTTTGAAAGTGAGTTTAGCTAATTAAAATCACTTCCAAATCGATACTTAAATCACTCTTAAACAGATTGCCTTGTGCTTGTGGCAGTGTTTTTCTCTCTTGTGCCCTTCTCGACATTAGCTTTTTACTTGTTAGCCCTCGGGTTTGTCTTGCATACCCCTTGTCAACTCTAGCACTCTACTCTGCTTCCCCAAACCGACATCACATATTGTtggttgttgctgctgctgacTCAAATGCCTTTCCATGCTTGAATATGAGATAACGTGACTAAGTGAAATGGACCGCTGCTTTATCTTGAACCGCACAATGTATCGCTATTAAACGAGCAAACCATAGtccatttttgtctttttattggGTCCTTGGCTCCTCCTCATTaccaaaaagatttaaaaaataaaaaataaaaaaagcagctGCAGCAAAGCATCTGTGCGATTGATGCATCATGAACcatggagatatatatatatatatatatttatgtatattttttggtaacaTGGACCATGGCGATATTATCATagcataatatgtatatattcaaaaacaatataacataaaaaaaaaaaaaaattaattaatctcgaAATAAATATTAGAGATTGAACTGTGTTACATTGGAAGAGTAAATattgaaagagaaaaacaaatgaaGAAAATGTAATAACTAATAGGTAGCTGTAGTACTAGAAATTAAGGTTAGTCATAATTATAAAAGTGGCGGCTGTATGCACATCAACGTGTTCCTTGTTGGACCAAAACTTTGGTAGGACTGGAGTGAAGAGTCACATATCTATCAGTGAAGAGTCACATATCTATCCTTTCCCTTCTATTTCTTCCCAGACCAGGCCTCATCAACATTATTTATTGTGAGAAATTCCACTTTCATGTTCCAATTTACAACCTTATTATCTATATAAATTCTTCATCAGAGATCTGTCATAGGAATAAGttacatttaaataaatatattcatcaattaatgtCTCAGAACCTCATCAAGCCacccctttcttcttcttcttcttcttcttcttcttggacCTGGAGGAGCAGGTCTTCTTTTGCAGCTCCCTCTGATTCACTCCAGCTTCAGCTTCAGCTTGAGCTTGTACATGACAGCAACAGCAATAtaaagaaggagaaggagaaggagaaggagaaggagaaagTAGGTTAGTAAAAGTTTCTGGGTAtagtttacaaaattaaattaaataatttgattctcttgcttaattaatttccaagcTAGCATGGCAGCAGAGGAGATGAGCGATGAAGAGTTGTTCACGGTTCCAGACGTAGAAGCAGCAGCTCCACAATCTATTCCCTCTGCAACTACTGCAATCACTACCACTTCGCAACTGCCTGCCTTTCCCGGGAAACGCCGCAGGGGCCGAAATCCCGTTGACAAGGAATACAGACGACTCAAGAGGTAATAGCTAGAagctgctatatatatatatatatatatatatatatttctcaatTAATTCCTACTCTGGTGCATGCATGCCATATATCGATCTATGATCCTTCCAGGTTGCTAAGGAACAGAGTTTCTGCTCAACAAGCCCGAGAAAGAAAGAAGGTATACGTCAATGATCTGGAGTCCAGGGCTAAAGAATTGCAAGATACTAACTCAAAGCTAGAGGAGAAGATCTCAAcgttaattaatgaaaacaccATGCTTCGCAAGGTGAGCTCCCACACTACTAGCTGTTACACTACTTTATATGcgtatttatatgtatatatatatatatatatatatatatcattctaTAGTTGTATATTTAATCTAGATATATAGACAGCTGGtgtcatattatatttttttacaatataaatCATGGAGAGAAAACCAAACAGGTTCTCCTCAACACAAGGCCTAAAGCTGATCAAAGTGTGGACCCAAAGCAGGATCAATTAAGCAAGAGCTAGCTCATGACAATTAGCGATTTTTAATCAggatatttgttatattatttataaatgtttAGAAGAGACCCTTTCTTAAATGATTGCATTAATCTCACCGCTTGAATGTGTCTCTATATGTTTGTTAGGTAAATTACATGGAACCTTCATTTGTTTAAAGCCTTTCTTAATTTGGGATATCGATTGGCAATTACTCCGATCCCCTGTCTGATATGTTCATTATGATGATTATGCCAGCAATGTCACAGGTCGCAACTTAAAATTTCCAAATCCAATTCTCAGGGcttttacccaaaaataaaataatagaaaaataatatgcaATTCTTAGGGCTATTTAATTAGGGAATCAGGAAATGAAAAGTAGAAGCCTAACTATTTGACAATTTAGTTCACATTAGTCGGCGAAAAACCATAAATAAGCAAATTGACAAtgtatttgtcaaaattttagtaggatatatccaatatatcatgtatatatatatatatatatatgtatgtattcttCTCATGCAATAGATGAAatattcaacatatatatatattttatataattttcaatagtttgcaatgattttgtatattttccaCATATACGATGCAAACGctaagatatacatatatatatatatatatatatatatatgtatgtgtggtCCCATTCTCCTGGGCATTATTAACATTCGATAGCATATTACAGGACATGGTATTATTTaggatatattatattataatcgCCAGTGGagtatttgtgtgtgtgtgtgtatatatatgaccTTAATTTGTTGGAAACATACTTTCTATTCTACATTAAATATCTAATAATATAGTAAGTGTTGAAATTTGCTATTATATCAATTAGAGATTCAGGATTAACTCATTAACTGATTTGATAACTTCAACACACATTTTcacattaaattataatatattcccAACAGCACAACCTCTCTCTGTATAGCAGCGTGAGGCTAATTCCCAAAGGAACAAGCTCTCTCTATAGAGTAGAGTGAGGCCAAGTTCCAAAAGAACAAGCTCTCTCTATACAGTAGAGCGAGGCTAAGCAAATAAGGAGGACATCCATGACGATAAGACCCGCCAACTGCATCGAAAACAAACTTGGGTGGGAATGGGAGCAAATAATCCTTACACCTATAAATCACTATGCAGTGTATGAAAACTTCCTAAACAACTCATCGCTTGCAATGGAAtccataagaaaaaaattatcccTTCAAGCTGACTGCAGCACTATCTATGCAGAAATCTCAGGCGTTGGATCCCATCcgaagctctctctctctctccatatatatatatactaggtaTGGCCACGTGCGATGCACgtggtttggattaaaatttgaatgtttaatagcttttaagtaatatggaaaagtttgaattaaaaatttgttaaattagtttttttaattaacatttttcaatttgtttagaaggatttaattttaaattattaacaaacataaataaattaatcattttatcccaagtttttcataaatttaatatccaaatcgcatcatataattttaaagtaAGAACACTTCCAactaatacgaacctaggacgacctgctcctaaacttgtattatattagcccggatcttaattaagttcaagttctaatgaaattgacctcaacccctaaccaacctgtggttagaaaccttggtataatgtagacaccacaataggggatggaaaacctattgataagtcaaactaaaacaactaattctctaatggtgttttaggtgttctcaaagaacaaagacataattaatcttacaagtattttctcaatcaaatcaaagttagttcttattgataactaagcctttaaataggctttgaaagaaacaaaataaaccctaaaaaccctaggtaaaaccggccacacacataatctaagtttgattaattaattcctttatattaaattaggaattaattaatttacaataaaataaaaactttcttaaagttgtccagaaaataaataaataaaaacccaaaaagaaagaaaatcaatcgcaaattaggtaacgagttgactttgacatttaggcggaattatttcttcaaccgagctaacttatgtctgcctgatatccgagctaactgatggtatatccgagctaactgatgtctgtctgagctaacttatgtttggccgagctaactgatgtctgtccgaactaagttgtgtctggccgagctaactgatgtctgaccgagctaagttgtgtctagccgagctaactgatgtctggccgagctaagttgtgtctggccgagctaagttgtgtctggctgaGTTAAccgatgtctggccgagctaagttgtgtctggccgagctaactgatgtctgtccgagctaagttgtgtctggccgagctaagttgtgtctggccgagttaaccgatgtctggccgagctaagttgtgtctggccgagttaactgatgtctggccgagctaactgatgtctggccgagctaactgacgtctgtccgagctaagttgtgtctggccgagctaaattgtgtctagccgagctaactgatgtctggccgagctaagttgtgtctagccgagctaagttgtgtctagccgagctaactgatgtctgtccgagctaagttgtgtctggccgagctaactgatgtctatccgagctaacttatgtctgtccgagctaaattgtgtctagccgagctaactgatgtctggccgagctaagttgtgtctggccgagctaagttgtgtctagccgagctaactgatgtctggccgagctaagttgtgtctggccgagctaagttgtgtctagccgagctaactgatgtctgtccgagctaagttgtgtctggccgagctaactgatgtctatccaagctaacttatgtctgtccgagctaaattgtgtctagccgagctaactgatgtctggccgagctaagttgtgtctggccgagctaagttgtgtctagccgagctaactgatgtctgtccgagctaagttgtgtctggccgagctaactgatgtctatccgagctaacttatgtctggccgagctaactgatgtctagccgagctaactgatgtctggccgagctaagttgtgtctggcctagctaagttgtgtctggccgagctaactgatgtctggccgagctaagttgtgtctggcctagctaagttgtgtctggccgagctaactgatgtctggccgagctaagttgtgtctggccgagctaagttgtgtctgaccgagctaactgatgtatgtccgagctaagttgtgtctggccgagctaactgatgtctgtccgagctaagttgtgtctggccgagctaactgatgtctgtccgagctaacttatgtctggccgagctaactgatatctggtcgagctaactgatgtctggccgagctaactgatgtctgtccgagctaagttgtgtctgaccgagctaagttgtgtctggccgagctaagttgtgtctggccatTTTTGGCTTGCGACCACTCGATTCGATCGTTTCTTGAAGAGACACAAGCCAAGAGACACAAGCCAAAGTGATGGAATGGCAGAAACGAGGAACACAAGGAATGGGGCGGGCGAGAAAAGAATGCGTAAAACGATCGGAAAACTTTGAAAGGGCATAACTTTTGATCCGACCGTCGGATCGGGGCCCATAATATATCAAAAGAAAGGGAATTTGAAGGGGAATGCGGTGGCAGGTCACCCGAAGGGGATCTGTCGGCccgattttcaaaaataaccacTTTTAAGTGCCCAACGAGGGATTTCCATCCATTTGGGGgaaattccattttttcttttttaaaattgggACATGTTCAGGATTTTAGAATTCGAATTTCGACATGGGGCATCATGGGCATCATGTATTAGGTTATACCTAAATCAATTTCTATTACATCTTGCAatgtagaaaataataatattagtgtaACTGTCATAGT is a window from the Ziziphus jujuba cultivar Dongzao chromosome 11, ASM3175591v1 genome containing:
- the LOC107433383 gene encoding probable receptor-like protein kinase At5g18500; its protein translation is MASDLNEGLSKKTFVFGLKVWVLTGIFVGVFIVIILLVLSICLTSRKRSRKNNDMLPLCQIPNVSKEIKEIKIDQVSASNYAHHNGNFLTLNDKFSDRESEKVLINSKTGDSSSQSGSFTRIEKEGGGGAGCQSGEGGGGGKVSVQRPSLRPITAPSPLSGLPEFSHLGWGHWFTLRDLELATKRFSKENIIGEGGYGIVYRGHLINGTPVAVKKLLNNLGQAEKEFRVEVEAIGHVRHKNLVRLLGYCIEGTNRLLVYEYVNNGNLEQWLHGAMRQHGCLTWEARMKVLLGTAKALAYLHEAIEPKVVHRDIKSSNILLDDDFNAKISDFGLAKLLGAGKSHITTRVMGTFGYVAPEYANSGLLNEKSDVYSFGVVLLEAITGRDPVDYGRPAHEVNLVDWLKMMVGSRRSEEVVDPNIEMRPSTSNVKRALLTALRCVDPEADRRPKMGQVVRMLESEEYPIPREDRRHRRSQAGNSEAERQRENSDTDRSDNPEGRSGNRRNNHT
- the LOC107433384 gene encoding transcription factor HY5-like; the protein is MSQNLIKPPLSSSSSSSSSWTWRSRSSFAAPSDSLQLQLQLELVHDSNSNIKKEKEKEKEKEKVASMAAEEMSDEELFTVPDVEAAAPQSIPSATTAITTTSQLPAFPGKRRRGRNPVDKEYRRLKRLLRNRVSAQQARERKKVYVNDLESRAKELQDTNSKLEEKISTLINENTMLRKVLLNTRPKADQSVDPKQDQLSKS